TAAAGCAACTCGTGGAGAATTACCTACACCACTTATCGAACAATATTTCACTTTAAAAACAGCATTAGAAGAGATCGGTATTGCTCAACTAGAAATGGCACCATATGAAGCAGATGATTTAATAGGTACCCTATCTAATAATTGGTCTAATTCTGTTAAAAATAAATGCTATATTTATAGTAATGATCGAGACTTACTACAATTAATAAACGAGCATACATCTCAAATCATTGCTCAAAAAACTGGTGAAATTGTTTACTCCCTTGAGCATTTCAGTAATGATTATGGAATCCATCCCAAACAATGGGTTGATGTAAAGGCATTATTAGGTGATTCTAGTGATAATATACCTGGTTGCCCTGGAGTAGGAGAAAAATCGGCTATTCCATTAATTCAACTTTATAACTCCGTTGAAGAATTGTACGAAAATATGGAAAATCTTGATTCTAAATTTAATCGCTACAAAAAGAAACTAGAGGCTGGTAAGGACTCTACTTTTATTAGTAAAGAGCTTTCTGCCATTACAATTGATATACCTCATTTTGCTCAATATACTTTTGAGGATTTAAAAATTAGTATTAATGAAGAAAAATTGTCACTTAAGCTTGAGGAATTAGAAATTCGTGTTAAGCGATAAAAGTCGGTAATTATGATGGATGGGAAACTCTTGTTATCAAAGAATAAACATTAACTTCAAAAAATAAAATATGCCTTAAAAATTATAGATAAAAGAACACTACATTTTTCAATAACTAAGGTAGTGTTCTTTTTAATTGGCTCTTTTCGGAAAGTTTGTGGCTTTTAAAATTAATAGGAATTTTTGTAGAACGATTATCATAAAGATTGTTCGACTAAGTGTTAGTTGCATAAGCAATATATGAATGGGGAAAATTTATTTCAAATGTTTTTTAAACACGATAAAAATTCAATTTTTTTACTAACTTGAAGAAAAGGAAGGAGCAAAGGGATGGAAAAAAAGATTGCTAAAATTTGTGCGATAATTTCAACAATTATTTTTATCGCAAATGTTTTTTATATAAAAATATACATAATCTCTATATTTGCTTTTTTATTACTTACTGTACCAGCTATAATTTATAGAACAAAAATTATTATTAGTAAGAGGTATATATCGCTTAAAGAACTTATAAAAGGAGAAAAAGGTGATTTCCTTATTATAATTGCAATAATATTATTTGGGTTTCAGGTAGTATTTGAGAGTCCTACTTTTACACCAAGTCCACTAATTGGAATACTTGCTTCTTATGGTGTAATTGTTAAAAATAAGCAACAAAAAAAAGCACGATAAACTTTGGATGACCAGTTCTCTAATGATATCCTATTTCGTAAATACTTAACTGTAATGTCATTAAGATTTTGACAGGAACCTAACATCATACCCTTTACTCTCTCCTTAGTACTAACTTCTTATTTTGTTGTAAGAATTTGAACCAGTATAGGTAGTTGTCGACATATTTAGTGGCTACTCCTTGAAATCTATCCATCCAATCTCCAAGACGTTTATGAAAGCTATTGACATGCTGAACATGATCTATGCCTTTTTTCACATCCCCTTCTTTACTGACATTAATTGTTTCGTGTTTTAGACCTTTATCCAAAGCAAACTTTTTATAATTCGTAGCATTGTCAGTGCATAACAAAGCTATGATAAGCTAATCTCTTTAATTGCCCCTATTGCCGCATTAATTTGGATAAAAAAAATAATTCATTTTGCCTTGAAATACTAAATATCCTGAATTACTCATAATCATTTCTCCAGATTTAGGCATACTAATAGTTCAAATAGATTTACTAAGAATATCAATAGATAGCAATTTGACCTGTTAGTGTAATTAGAAGTAAAGTCGTTTTAATATACATTTCCTCAAAGGTTTTCTGGATTTTAAAAAAGTAAGTTTAGATTTTAAACAAAATTGCTCAAATTCCAGTTGAAATTGTTCTTTTTGGTTTATTCATTAAAAAAATTTAACAAAATCTGTATTGTAGAATAACGGCATAAATGTTTAAATTATACTAGTCATTTTTATCTTAAATATTCTTATTCAAATTAAAGGCAATACAAAAATCTCAAAAGGAGCCCGCCATTACTAAGCAAATGAAAGAAAAGCATAAAAAAATCAGAAAAACAAAAAGAATGTCTCTTAAAATATTGCTTGTGATTGTTCTAATTCTTATAGTATTCATAGGATATAAGGGAATAAAAACATACTATAAATTACAGAATGCTACTCAGGGTGAAGCTATTCACTCAAGTATGCGAAAACAAGAAATAAAAGATACTCAACCGTTTTCCATTTTATTTCTTGGAATTGAAAACTACGCAACAAAGGGTGAAGGTGGTAGAACTGATACCATCATTTTAGCAACTGTTAATCCCAAAGATAAAACAATACAAAAAATGAGCATTCCTCGTGATACATACGTGGAAATTCCAGATCAAAAAAGAAAATCTAAAATTAATGGTGCATATAATAGTGGTCTTCAATCAACTGTAAATACAGTAGAAAACTTTTTACATGTCCCAATCGACTATTATGTTACTGTAGACTTTGGTGGTTTTAAAAATATTGTAGATGAGATTGGTGGAATTGATGTTAATGTTCCATTTGATTTTTGGCAATATACTGATACTAAACCACGTTATAAGGTTTACTTCAAAAAAGGAAATCAACATCTAAATGGTACAGAAGCTTTAGCCTATGCTCGAATGAGAAAGCGCGATCCACGTGGTGATTTTGGACGCGAAGAACGTCAACAACAAGCTATGCTGGCAATTATCGATAAATTAAAGTCTCCCGAAACATTATTTAAAATAGATAAATATGCAAGTGTATTCAGTAAAAATGTCAAAACCAATATGAGCTTGTCTGAAGGTTTATACTTATTTAATGACATGAAAGGAGCAAATTCTAAAAACATCACTACATTAAAATTGGACGGAAAAGACGATTATATCAACAAGATTTACTATTATATGCCTAATCAAACTAGCGTAAATAATATATCAAGTAGTTTGAGAAACCATCTTGAGCTTGATAAATTACCAGCTAATTCAATTGAATCAAAATAATTGCATGTATCATTAATTTTTAATAAAAGAGGTAAATGAGTAAGCATACTCATTTATCTCTTTTCTTTTTTAAATCGATTTAGATTTCAATACATTTAACTTTTAGAGGCATAACTCTGAATGCTAAATCAATTAGTTTTTTTTGGAAACCCTTCAAGCATACCTTAGTTCTATAAGGAAATGTTTTGTAGAATACCTTAATTGTTTAGGTATTTTATTACTTTATTGAGAGAATCAATAATTTGTTTGCTTAGGCGAATTATACTTTTGTTATCGATTTTGTTATTCAACTTGCCACAAACGCTCAAAATCAAACTCGTTATTCTTATACTTCAAAAGATAAAGATCAGGATTACGTAAACTTTTCCAATTCTCAAAACCAAATTCTATGTTAAACTGTTTTAAAATTAAAGACATCAAATTCCCATGAGTGACAACGATTGTAATTTGATTTTCACTTTTGATGATCTCATCTATTACGCTCATTGCACGATTAGTAGCTTCTTGACTTGATTCACCACCATCAAATTTCAATTCTAGATCTTCAAATGTGGCTTCTAATTTTTCAAGCCAGTCAGGTAAATCAATCGAGCTTAGTTTCCGTTCAGACAGTCGCTCATCGAGAACAATGTCTATTTTCTTTTCATTACTTGTCGGTTCGATTGATTGAATTGCTCGTAAAAAAGGGCTTGATATAATTTGGTCAATTTTAATTTTTGAGAAAAATTCACTCAAATGCTTAGCCTGTGTTAAACCTCGCTTTGTTAGATTTGCTTCAAATGGCTGACCTTCTGCTTCACAGTGTCTAACTAAATAAATCTCTTTTTCCATTTTATCTGCTCCTACTTTTCATTAATTGATTGAATATACAAGTTTTCTTTCTATTTTTTTATATTATCATTAACTATTCTAATTTTGATAATTGAAGTCTCTGATTTTCATATTGGTCTTTATTAATTGATGACGTTCTGAATTGAATGTATTATTTAAATTACAACAATCATTCGAAGGTAATTATATTTATCAAAAGAGGTTATTTAATTAATGAATTTTTGAATATAAGGGATTTCATTTTCATAGCAAAATAGAGGGGTTTTTACGTAATGAAAGAGTATTTTACAATTGGTGAAGTATCAAAATTATTCCAAGTCAAAATTGGGACTCTTAGGTATTATGATCAGATTGGTCTTTTACGTCCGGAATTTATCGATAAAAAGACCAACTACAGATATTATTCAACACAGCAGTTTGAAAGGTTGAATTCAATAAAATATTTGAGGGCTTTAGATTTACCAATAAACGAAATTATAGATTTTTTTAATTATCGGGAGATTGATGCTCTTGTTGAAATGTTAAAAAAACAAAAAGATGAAGTTGCCCAAAAAAAGAAAGAATTGGAGATTATTGAAACTAAAATATCACGCCGCTTATTGCAAATTGAAGATGCTGTTAGTACACCTTTAGATAAAATATCGCAAATAAAACTTCCTGGAATGCATGTAGCATATTTACGTCATGATTACGTTATAGGCGATGACATTGAATTACCTATTACAGAATTAAGGAACAGTTTTGGAATTAATGAAGAAATTTTTTTAGGGAAAATAGGAATCTCAATTTCAGCTTCTAATTTGAATAATAGTGTTTTTGATAAATATTCTAGTATTTTCATGATACTAGAAGATGGTGATCACATTCCTGCAAACTCGATTCTTATTCCATCTAGAGATTATTTAAGAGTTCGATTTAAAGGTACTCACATTGATGCAGTTGGTTATTATAAAAAATTGTTGAACTATATGAAAAAACATAATTTTGAACTGTTAGACGATTCGTTTGAAATTACGCTTATTGATTATGGCTTTACCAACGATGAAGAAAAGCATGTCACGGAAATTTTATTACCTTACAAGTAAACATAATGATAAAAATCCACTTGACCCTCTAGTTACTAGAGGGTTTATTTTTTATTAATATACTATTAATAAAAGGAGAAATGGAATGATGTTTGGCACGATTTTTAACACAATGATGATTATAGTCGGGAGTTTGATTGGAAGCATCTTTAAAAAAGGGATAAAAGAAGAATATCATGAAATTCTTATGCAGGCGATGGGATTAGTAGCTTTGGTATTAGGGATAAACTCACTAGTACAACATTTGCCTTCCAGCAAATATCCAGTACTTTTTATTGTAAGTTTAGCCATTGGTGGATTAATTGGGCAAAAACTCAAGTTGGAATCAAGATTTAATAGTTTAGTTAATAAATATTCTAAAGGTAATTTGGCTGAAGGGTTATCAACTGCTATTTTATTATTTTGTATTGGAACATTATCGATTTTAGGACCAGTAGAAGCAGCGTTAAAAGGGGATTATACGTATCTCCTTGCAAATGGTACGTTGGATGGTATTACTTCGATTGTTTTAGCATCCACTTTTGGGATCGGAATCGTTTTTGCTGGCATCGCTTTATTTACATGGCAGGGTTCCATCTATTTAATTGCAGTACTAATGAAGAATTCCTTAAACAATGATCTTCTAAATGAAGTGACGATCGTCGGAGGTATATTAATTATAGCTTCAGGCTTAAGTATATTGGGGATTAAGAAATGTAATACTTTAAATCTTCTACCATCATTAATGATTCCTCCTATTGTATTTTTATTTATGCATTTATTCCATTTATAATGTTTGTGTAATGAATAAAAAAGCTTGGGAACCTCGCCAAAATGGAGGTTCCTCTAATTACTTTAGTATTCATCTAAATAAACGTTAACTGGAATTACTCAAAAAAATTTTAATAATCAAGTAAAAACTTTTATTTTATTCTTTTTGCAAGTGGATGATTGTCAATGTATTGTATTAAGTCCCATAAATTTCCGTATAAATCCTTAAATACCGCAACCGTACCATAATCTTCTACTTTTGGTTCTCTTACAAACTCAATTCCTTTTGAAATCATTTCGTCATAATCTCTCCAAAAATCATCCGTTCCTAAAAATAGAAAAACTCTTCCACCAGCTTGATTGCCAATGAATGGCTCTTGTTCTTGTTTCGATGCCTTAGCAAGTAGAATAGTCGTTCCAGAAGAACCAGGTGGACTTACAACTACCCATCTCTTATCTTGTTCAGGCTGATATGTATCTTCAATTAAATTAAAATGTAGTTTCTTAGTATAAAACTCGATAGCCTCATCATAATCTTTTACGACTAATGCAATATGAACGATTGACTGGATCATTGTCTTTTTCTCCTAACATGTTTTCTATTAAAAGTACTACTTGTTGATTTATATTTCAATCTAATAATATTCCCTTTATTAATTACTCATCTAATTTAGCATAATAAAAAGACTGCCGAAACAGCCTTCGTATTACTCATTTAATTTTGAAGCAAAAATTGGAATGATTATGATTGTAATAAAGATTAATGCCAAAACGATTAATGAGTTTTTCCATCTAAAATCATTTTCTCCATCATTTTTATGTTGATTTATGAATTCATCATATATTTTTGATGAAACAAATTTTCCTGGATCTAGTATTTCTCCAGTTTTTTCATCCAGTAAATACGTATCATAATTCGCTGTTTTAAAGAAACGATCTCTTACAGTGTCGTATTTTGCAGCAATAGCCACTACATTTTCGTTTGTGTTATTCTCTTTATTTGTTAAACTAAATTCTTTTTGTTCGACAATCACTGTTGATTTCTTTAGATAATAATTAACTTCCTTACGATTATTCTTATCTATTTGATCTAAATAGCGCGATGTTGCATTTGAGGTTGAGACATTAGATAAAAATAACAAAAAGAAACAGAAGATGCAAAATGCAACTCTTTTCATTTATATCCCCCCACTTCTATCCAAATCTACTAAATTATATTCACTAGATTTTTAAATAGTCCTAGAGAGTATTTCTCACCTACTCATTAATCTGGAGTAGCTAATTTTTTGCTAAAGCTCCCGCGTTATTTTACCTCTATTCTGAAATCATCTTCTATAACATTTAAAAATCGATGATTCCATATTTTTTCATAAAAATCAATTGTCTCTTTTGCAGACATGAATGGATTATTTAATGTAGACGTCGCTCCGTTTACCATGAAGTTTTCGTAACCTAATCCATGTGCAAATTTAATTGTAGCATCCATACAGTATTCAGTTTGGGCGCCGCAAAATTCTATTTTATGTACTGCTAATTGATCTAAAAGATTTTTTAAGTTTGTTTTGAAAAAAGAATTTGCATGTATTTTCTTAATAAAATAATCTTGTTCTTGAACATCTAGATTAGCATGAATAGCCCAAAGTTCTTCTCCAGGTACTAATTCTTCATCACAATGTTGAACAAAAATAATTGGCTTACTTAATTCTCTATATAATGATATTCTTTTATTAACTTTACTGATTAAATTTTGTAATTCAAATAAATGCTCACCGCTGTAACATACACCATTTTGCAAATCGATCACAATTAAAACATCTGCACAAGTATCCATTTTATCTACCTCATTTCTATTTGTATTGTGATATGTATATAATTCACTTAACGTTGAATTATATATAAATTAAACAAATTCAACTATTTGTTTTATTAAGATTTACATACTCTTTTAACAAATGGAATTTATTAATAGGAAACTCATCATTTCCCCATAATTCTTTGTACCCATCTGTTCCATGTTTTTCAAAAGTTTTTCTAATGAAATTGACAACTGTTTTACAAAAACCAACTATAATACATACTTCCTTCAATAATCAAGAGTTTGTACAGACGTAGGAAAAGCCTTTGCGAGTTTAATAATCAACGAACCGCTGCCAGTACCAATAACTAAAAGTGTACCGTTCCATCACACTTCACTTTTGACACGATTACAAAAAAATCTCGTTAATTATTTATTAAGCCAAAAGGTAAAAAATTGCTTATTGAATTGTCTAACAAATCAAACCTCTAATGCTATAACAATGCACTAGAGGTTTATTAATTAAGTATTAAACAGTAACTAATTCTTTTTCTTTATTACCGATTTTTTTAACGATATCACGAGCAATCCAGACGCCACATGCGCTTGCTTGAGCTAAACCACGAGTAACCCCTGCTCCATCTCCACCTAGATATAAACCAGAGATTTCACTTTCAAAGTGTTCATTAAGCTTTGGTCGAGCTGAATAGAATTTTGCTTCTACCCCATAGAAAAGTGTATGTTCCGCAGCGATACCTGGAGTCACATGGTTTAAAGCTTCTACCATTTCAATTAAACTTTTCATTGTGTTATATGGTAAAACTAATCCTAAGTCACCTGGTACTGCTTCTTTTAAAGTTGGTTCTAAAAAGCCTTCTTTAATACGTTTTTCAGTCGAACGGCGACCTTTTAAAATATCTCCGTATTTTTGTACGATTACTCCACCATGTGAAAGCATGTTTGCAAGGCGTGAAACCTCATGTGCATATTCATTTGGTTTGTCAAATGGTTCTGCGAATTGATGCGATACTAATAAGGCAAAGTTTGTATTTGGACTTCCTAATTTAGGGTCTTTATAAGCATGTCCATTAGCAGTCATAATTCCTGAATGATTTTCAACTACTACATGTCCAGACGGATTACTACAGAATGTTCTGACTTTTGTACCCACGCTAGTATTAAATACAAATTTTCCTTCGTATAAGTGCTTGTTGATCTCTTCCATTACTACGTTTGAAGTTTCAACACGAACGCCAATATCAACTTGATTCGTTGACATTTTTAATCGACGTTTTTTCATAACATCAGTTAACCATTTTGAGCCATCACGACCAGGTACAATTACAACTTTCTCAGCATGTAATTCTTCACCTTTTTTTAATTTAATTCCCTTTATGATATGAGTACCTTCAACCTTTTCAGTAATTAAGTCCTCTACTTCAGTTTTATACTTCATATCGATTTTCGTTTTTAAATACTCATAAATGCTTTTTAGAATTTCTAAATTTTGTTCTGTTCCTAAATGACGAACTTGTGCACGTAATAATTTAAGTCCTGCTGCGTAACCACGGCGTTCAATATCTCTAACTTCTTCTGTTAAAGGATCCGTAATTGATTCAGTGGCACCATGTTCTAGATTAATTCCATCAACGTATTTAATTAATTCAACTACTTGTGAATCAGATAAGTAATCTGTCATCCATCCACCAAATTCACTTGTAATATTAAATTTTCCATCTGAATATGCTCCAGCACCACCAAAACCATTTGTTATTGAACAAGCTGGTAAGCAACCTGAAAATTCTTTTTTACCTGCAGCAGGCGGACATTTTTCAATTTTCTTTTGTAAAATTGGACAATGTCTTGCGAATATATCATGTCCTTTATCAACAAGTAGTACTTTCGCATTCGGCATTTTTAAAGTTAATTCATAACAAGTAAAGATTCCAGCAGGTCCTGCTCCAACAACGATAACATCATACATCTATATATACCTCCAAATAAGGTTTAATTTATTTCATTTGATCAACCTAAAATAGAATACCATCAATATGAATGCGTTTCAAGTAAAAACACGAACATTTTTTGTGTTTTTTTCAAAAATTATTCGTTTATACATAAAGTGAAACCTTTTCATTAGAAATTACTATCTGTCAATTAGCTTTTTTATCCAATATTAGACAATTCAAACTTGAAAATTAATTAATTTTCAATCAGACTATTTATAATTTAACAATTAGTGGATTTCATGCTAATTTAACTAAAAGTTAATGATTGAAATACGAAAATATCTTATTAGATAGAATCACATTCCTACCAAGTTGAATAGTTATATAAATAACAGATTTTTTATATTGGAGATGGAAAATATGCTTGAAGAAAATTTAAAGGAAAAGGATGGTAAAGATCATTATCAAAAAACTAATTTAGAAGATGAGGAATTACAATCGAGTCTTGAGAAAAAAATTGTTGCTGTAACATGGGTTAAAGCAGTTGCACAATTATATGAAACGATAACATTATCAAAATTATACACGATTGACAAAGACCCAATCTTTCAAGGGAAAAGAGATATCTTATCGGGAATGTGGATTGGTACAGCAGGTCAATTTTCCGTAGCTTTTCACGTTTCGAAGCAATTGTTCACTTCAGATAAAAAAGATTTACTTGAGTTACAAAGAAAAATCGTACTTTCTGATTCAATTCAATTAGTAGGGAACGCTTTGGCGCTTATTGGTGCGTCTGAGGTAATTCAAGAGGAAATTGGTGACGGGGAAATATTCCTTGCATAAACATGAATTTATACTAGTTTTGTACGCATTATCAAAAACGCTAATTTAAAAAATATAAAATAAATAAATCCCACAGCAATTCAAATGTGGGATTTTTCATTAGTTTATATTTTGTTCTGTTTATACAGTGATTCTCCATTCTAATTATTCGTTTTCCCTATTCCTTGCACTTCCTGTTTTTCTCTTACTCCTACATTTAGTGCTTTTTGGAAGCTTGCAATCAAGTCTTCAATATCTTCTAAACCAACGGACACTCTTATTAATGTATCTTTAACGCCTAATCTTTCACGAACCTCGAGAGGTATTGCAGCATGTGACATCTTTACAGGATAAGATACAATTGTTTCAACTCCGCCTAGTGAAACTGCAACTGCAACGTTTTCGACTGATTGCAGGAAACTTGTCGTTTGTTCAATTGTTTTTAGTGTGAATGAAAGGACTGCTCCTCCTCCAGTAGCTTGCTCAAAATGTACATCGTGACCAGGATGATCTTTTAGTCCTGGGTAATATACATCTTCAACTTCTTCTTGTTCTAGGAGCCAATTTGCTAATTTTGATGCAGTTTGTTCATAGGCATCCATACGAACTTTTAACGTCTTTAATCCTCTTAATGTTAACCAACAGTCTTGTGGACCTAAAATTGCTCCGAATGAATTTTGAATCGTGTATAAATCATTTGCAAGTTCTTCCGAATTTACGACTGCTAATCCTCCGATTACATCGCTATGGCCTGCAATAAATTTTGTTGCACTATGAACGACAATATCAGCTCCTAAATCTAATGGTCTTTGTAAATAAGGTGATAAAAAACTATTATCTACAATGACAAGTATGTCATTTTCTTTTGCTATTTTAATTGCACTACTTAAATCAGTAATTTTCAAAAGAGGGTTAGACGGTGTTTCTAAATAAAGTCCTTTTGTATTAGACTTTATCCCGGCTTTAATCTCTTGTAATTTAGAAGCATCTACGAATGTAAAATCGATTCCGAAACGATTTAATACTTTTGTCGCTATTCTAAATGTTCCTCCATACACATCTTCACAAATGACTATATGATCTCCAGCTGAGAACAAAGATAATACAGATGAGATTGCAGCCATGCCTGATGAAAACGCAAAGCCGCGCACACCATTTTCTAATTTTGCAATTGTATTTTCTAGCGCTTCTCTTGTTGGATTTCCACTTCTTGCATAGTCGTATTTACTAAAATTCTCTATATCAAATTGATGAAATGTTGAAGTCTGATAAATAGGTATACTTAACGCTCCTGTTGCCTGATCTATTTCGTTGCCATTATGAATTAATTTCGTTCCAAATTGCATACTCATCACCCCAATGCATTTTCTAAGTCATTTAATAAATCATCAATATGTTCAATACCAACAGATAATCGAAGTGTATGGTCATCTAGACCAAGCTTTCTTTTAAATTCTTCTGGCATTTCTGAATGAGTTTGCGTATGAGGATACGTAATTAATGATTCAACTCCACCTAAGCTTTCTGCGAATGTAATGACTTTAACGCTACCTAAGACCTGTTCAACCAAACTTAAATCTTTCACTTTAAATGAAATCATCGCACCAAATCCAGTTGCTTGTTCTTTAATAATTGAATACCCTTTATGTGTTGGTAACCCTACATAATATACATCAGTAACATTTGGATGATTTTCTAAAAACTTCGCAAGTACAATTGCATTTTTTTGACTGTATTCCATGCGTAAATGTAATGTTTTAATTCCTCTTAAAATTAACCAAGAGTCAAAAGGAGCTAATGTTGCACCTGTTGATTTTTGATAATAACGAATTCGTTCATTCGTATATTCTGAATTAGTCACGACAAAACCAGCAAGTGTATCATTATGTCCACCTAAATACTTTGTTCCACTATGAACAACAACATCTGCCCCTAATTCAATTGGTCTAAAGAAATAAGGTGTTAAAAATGTATTATCCACAATCACAATAATATCTCGTTCTTTTGCAATCTCTACTACTCTTTTTAAATCAGTTACTTTCATCATTGGATTTGATGGTGTTTCAATAAAAATTCCTTTTGTGTTCGGTTTAAGTGCATCAAGAATATTTTCAATTTCTGTAGTATCCACAAAATTATGCTCAAGTCCATATGGTGAATAAATTTCTTCGAATAAACGATATGTACCACCGTATAAATCATCTGAAACAATTAGGTGGTCACCTTTTTTAAATAAGCTTAATACTGCAGTAACGGCTGCATTTCCTGTTGAGAATGCAACACCATAATTTGCACTTTCTAATTTTGCAACAGTATTTTCGACTTCTTCTCGAGTTGGATTTTGTAATCTTGCATAATCATACCCCGTCGATTGATGAAGTCCTGCATGCTTAAATGTAGCAGATTGATAAATTGGATAACTGATCGCACCTGTTAATGGATCATAGCCTTTACTTCCATGTACAGCTACTGTTTCAATCGATGTTTTATTCGTGTTTAAAGCCTCTTTTGTGTTAGTCATTATAAATCCCCCATTTTAGTCAAATAAAAAACCACTTCCTAAAAAATAAGAAGTGGTTATGTCCGCAAAATATACATATCGCTCTTATCTTCCAGGTTTTTCACCTGCAGGATTTAGCACTTTCTAGTTTTCACTAGAGTTGCCGGGTTTCGTCGGGCCAGTCCCTCCACCGCTCTTGATAAGATTATTAAATTATATTGATAAGTATATTAAAAACTCTGATAATTATCAATCATTTTTTTTCATCAGTTAATTATTAACTTTTCATTTCCATGCTTCAGGTAATAAACTTTGATAAAGTGTGCTCTTATATCGATCATCAATTAGTAATAAAGTCCCTTCATCTGATTCAGATCGAATAACTCTCCCACCCGCTTGCATTACTTTATTCATACCTGGAAAGACATATGCATAATAATACCCATTTTTTCCTACCGACTGAAAATGCTCCTTTAAAATATTTCTTTCTAAACAAATCTGCGGCAATCCTACACCAACTATTACGACACCATTTAATCGATCACCCTTTAAATCGATCCCTTCAGAGAATATACCACCTAATACAGCAAAGCCAACTAACGTTTCCTCATTGAGACTATCAAATTGTACAAGGAACTCTTCTCGCTCAATTTCAGTCATACCATTTTCTTGAATAATTGTTTTTATGTTAGGGTATTTCTCTTTAAATAAATCAACACTTTGAATTAAATATTGATAAGACGGATAAAAAACTAAA
This genomic interval from Gottfriedia acidiceleris contains the following:
- a CDS encoding trans-sulfuration enzyme family protein, with product MQFGTKLIHNGNEIDQATGALSIPIYQTSTFHQFDIENFSKYDYARSGNPTREALENTIAKLENGVRGFAFSSGMAAISSVLSLFSAGDHIVICEDVYGGTFRIATKVLNRFGIDFTFVDASKLQEIKAGIKSNTKGLYLETPSNPLLKITDLSSAIKIAKENDILVIVDNSFLSPYLQRPLDLGADIVVHSATKFIAGHSDVIGGLAVVNSEELANDLYTIQNSFGAILGPQDCWLTLRGLKTLKVRMDAYEQTASKLANWLLEQEEVEDVYYPGLKDHPGHDVHFEQATGGGAVLSFTLKTIEQTTSFLQSVENVAVAVSLGGVETIVSYPVKMSHAAIPLEVRERLGVKDTLIRVSVGLEDIEDLIASFQKALNVGVREKQEVQGIGKTNN
- a CDS encoding trans-sulfuration enzyme family protein; the encoded protein is MTNTKEALNTNKTSIETVAVHGSKGYDPLTGAISYPIYQSATFKHAGLHQSTGYDYARLQNPTREEVENTVAKLESANYGVAFSTGNAAVTAVLSLFKKGDHLIVSDDLYGGTYRLFEEIYSPYGLEHNFVDTTEIENILDALKPNTKGIFIETPSNPMMKVTDLKRVVEIAKERDIIVIVDNTFLTPYFFRPIELGADVVVHSGTKYLGGHNDTLAGFVVTNSEYTNERIRYYQKSTGATLAPFDSWLILRGIKTLHLRMEYSQKNAIVLAKFLENHPNVTDVYYVGLPTHKGYSIIKEQATGFGAMISFKVKDLSLVEQVLGSVKVITFAESLGGVESLITYPHTQTHSEMPEEFKRKLGLDDHTLRLSVGIEHIDDLLNDLENALG